One window of Vespula pensylvanica isolate Volc-1 chromosome 13, ASM1446617v1, whole genome shotgun sequence genomic DNA carries:
- the LOC122633712 gene encoding longitudinals lacking protein, isoforms A/B/D/L-like has product MQNLELSTGVYRSDSNERSPDDVIGVSDGNTRYGQTLQLGAYHPCPTCNRTFKRKNSLNKHLLYACGQYPRFKCPYCWYRCKLRSNVYRHVRTSHKKREVYATDVIKNRDYRP; this is encoded by the exons aTGCAAAATTTGGAGTTGTCGACTGGGGTATATCGATCTGACAGCAATGAAAGGAGTCCAG ATGACGTTATCGGTGTTAGCGATGGTAATACACGGTACGGACAAACGCTACAACTTGGTGCTTATCATCCTTGTCCAACATGCAATCGAACGTTCAAGCGAAAGAACAGTCTCAATAAGCATCTACTTTATGCTTGTGGTCAATATCCAAGATTCAAGTGTCCGTATTGTTGGTATCGTTGTAAGTTACGTAGTAACGTTTACAGACACGTCAGGACGAGTCATAAGAAACGCGAGGTCTATGCGACGGACGTTATCAAGAATCGTGATTACAGACCTTAA